One genomic window of Aliiroseovarius sp. M344 includes the following:
- a CDS encoding RNA-binding protein, whose translation MTRGGHKSRPEEPERRCIATGETQPKAGLIRFVVGPDGSVVPDLLGKLPGRGIWVSADRAALTKAATKGLFLRAAKQQVTVPQDLLPMLEKALAARVVHLISLARKAGGAVAGFEKVKDWLVKEQAAVLIQASDGSERGKSKLRPPPGKDQFFTCLTADELGMAFGRENVIHGALASGGLASRVVEEAKKLRALREQDNDGGKGHRKGTKTR comes from the coding sequence ATGACGCGTGGTGGCCACAAATCTCGGCCGGAAGAGCCGGAACGTCGCTGTATCGCGACCGGAGAAACCCAACCAAAAGCCGGGTTGATCCGTTTTGTAGTGGGGCCAGACGGAAGTGTGGTGCCCGATCTGTTGGGAAAACTGCCGGGGCGCGGGATATGGGTATCCGCTGACCGCGCTGCGCTTACAAAAGCTGCCACAAAGGGGCTTTTTTTGCGGGCGGCCAAACAGCAGGTGACAGTGCCCCAGGATCTGCTGCCGATGCTTGAGAAAGCGCTGGCGGCGCGTGTGGTCCATCTGATCAGCCTCGCGCGAAAAGCAGGCGGAGCGGTCGCTGGGTTCGAGAAGGTGAAAGACTGGCTTGTTAAGGAACAGGCAGCCGTCTTGATCCAGGCGTCAGACGGGTCAGAGCGGGGCAAGTCCAAGCTTCGCCCGCCGCCCGGCAAGGACCAGTTCTTTACCTGCCTGACGGCAGATGAGCTGGGAATGGCCTTTGGGCGTGAAAATGTGATACATGGCGCGCTTGCGTCTGGTGGTTTGGCATCCCGTGTTGTAGAGGAAGCCAAGAAACTACGGGCGCTGCGCGAGCAAGATAACGACGGTGGCAAGGGTCACCGGAAAGGTACGAAGACCAGATGA
- the nusA gene encoding transcription termination factor NusA → MAITSANQLELLQTAEAVAREKMIDPALVIEAMEESLARAAKSRYGAEMDIRVAIDRKTGRATFTRVRTVVEEEELENYQAEFTVDQAKQYMEDPKIGDTFVEEVPPVEMGRIAAQSAKQVILQKVREAERDRQYEEFKDRAGTIINGQVKREEYGNVIVDVGTGEAILRRNEKIGRESYRPNDRIRCYIKDVRREARGPQIFLSRTAPEFMAELFKMEVPEIYDGIIEIKAVARDPGSRAKIAVISYDNSIDPVGACVGMRGSRVQAVVNELQGEKIDIIPWNEDQPTFLVNALQPAEVSKVVLDEEAGKIEVVVPDEQLSLAIGRRGQNVRLASQLTNLDIDIMTEAEESERRQAEFATRTALFMETLDLDEFFAQLLVAEGFSNLEEVAYVEVDELLVIDGVDDATAEELQARARDYIEAQNAKALENARAQGVEDSLIAFEGLTPQMVEALAEDGVKSLEDFATCADWELAGGWTTVDGERSKDDGSLEKFGVTLEQAQDMVMTARILLGWVDPADLESDETEEDAAGETAVEEAEA, encoded by the coding sequence ATGGCAATTACTTCTGCAAACCAGTTGGAGCTGCTCCAGACCGCCGAAGCCGTCGCGCGCGAAAAGATGATCGACCCCGCGTTGGTGATCGAAGCGATGGAAGAAAGCCTCGCGCGGGCTGCCAAGTCGCGCTATGGCGCCGAGATGGACATCCGTGTTGCGATTGATCGCAAAACTGGCCGTGCCACCTTTACCCGCGTACGCACCGTGGTCGAAGAGGAAGAACTGGAAAACTACCAGGCTGAGTTCACAGTCGATCAAGCCAAGCAATATATGGAAGATCCCAAAATTGGCGACACATTCGTTGAAGAGGTGCCGCCAGTTGAGATGGGGCGGATCGCCGCGCAGTCAGCCAAGCAGGTGATTTTGCAGAAGGTGCGCGAAGCCGAGCGTGACCGTCAGTACGAAGAATTCAAAGACCGCGCCGGCACGATCATCAATGGTCAGGTCAAGCGCGAGGAATATGGCAACGTTATCGTTGACGTGGGCACTGGCGAAGCGATTCTGCGCCGTAATGAAAAGATCGGCCGAGAAAGCTATCGCCCGAACGACCGTATCCGCTGCTACATCAAAGATGTGCGTCGCGAAGCCCGCGGACCGCAGATTTTCCTGAGCCGGACCGCGCCGGAATTCATGGCCGAGCTGTTCAAAATGGAAGTGCCGGAAATCTATGACGGCATCATCGAAATCAAAGCGGTTGCCCGTGACCCCGGTTCGCGCGCGAAGATCGCCGTGATCTCGTATGACAACTCGATTGATCCGGTTGGTGCCTGCGTTGGTATGCGTGGTTCGCGCGTGCAAGCCGTCGTGAACGAGCTTCAGGGCGAGAAAATCGACATCATCCCGTGGAACGAAGATCAGCCGACCTTCCTTGTGAACGCGCTTCAGCCTGCCGAGGTGTCGAAAGTGGTTTTGGACGAAGAAGCTGGAAAAATCGAGGTTGTGGTGCCGGATGAACAGCTGTCGCTGGCCATTGGTCGCCGTGGTCAGAACGTGCGCCTTGCGTCACAGCTGACGAACCTCGACATCGATATCATGACCGAGGCCGAAGAAAGTGAACGTCGTCAGGCCGAGTTTGCGACCCGCACCGCTTTGTTCATGGAAACACTGGATCTGGACGAATTCTTCGCGCAGCTTTTGGTGGCCGAGGGTTTCTCGAACCTCGAAGAAGTTGCCTATGTTGAGGTGGACGAGCTTCTCGTCATCGATGGGGTCGATGATGCGACAGCCGAAGAACTTCAGGCGCGTGCACGCGACTATATCGAGGCGCAAAACGCCAAGGCGCTTGAAAACGCACGCGCTCAGGGCGTCGAAGACAGCTTGATTGCCTTCGAAGGCTTGACCCCGCAAATGGTGGAGGCGCTGGCCGAAGATGGTGTGAAGTCTCTTGAAGATTTCGCCACCTGTGCAGACTGGGAACTGGCAGGCGGTTGGACCACCGTTGATGGCGAACGGTCGAAGGACGACGGCTCGCTGGAAAAATTCGGTGTGACGCTGGAGCAGGCTCAGGATATGGTCATGACCGCCCGCATTTTGCTGGGCTGGGTTGATCCTGCGGATCTTGAGTCGGACGAAACCGAAGAAGATGCAGCGGGCGAAACCGCAGTCGAGGAGGCCGAAGCCTGA
- the secA gene encoding preprotein translocase subunit SecA: protein MLGKIARKVFGTPNDRMIKATRPIVEKINALEEEYAALSDDAIIAKTEEFRKRVADGEKLDAILPEAFANCREAAKRALGLRAFDTQLIGGIFLHRGNIAEMKTGEGKTLVATFPAYLNALSGEGVHIVTVNDYLAKRDAEWMGKVYGALGLTTGVVYPHQADDEKRAAYACDVTYATNNELGFDYLRDNMKSDLKDMYQRGHNFAVVDEVDSILIDEARTPLIISGPSEDRSELYVTIDALIPELTEEHYTIDEKNRGATFTEEGNEFLEEILHARGLLPEGQSLYDPESTTIVHHVNQGLRAHKLFQRDKDYIVRDGEVVLIDEFTGRMMAGRRLSEGLHQAIEAKEGCKTQPENVTLASVTFQNYFRLYGTLSGMTGTALTEADEFAEIYGLGVVEIPTNRPIARVDEHDAVYRTTTEKYAAVVEEIRTANEKGQPMLVGTTSIEKSEELSRLLTEAGIKHDVLNARQHEREAQIVADAGKLGSVTIATNMAGRGTDIKLGGNVEFKVMEAIAAEPDGNPDEIRARIEAAHEADEQAVKDAGGLFVLATERHESRRIDNQLRGRSGRQGDPGKSSFFLSLEDDLMRIFGSERLEKVLSTLGMKEGEAIIHPWVNKSLERAQAKVEGRNFDIRKQLLKFDDVMNDQRKAIFGQRLEIMEAEDLSEIVGDMRHQVIDDLVDTYMPPKSYADQWNTKGLQAAVIENLGFEVPVVDWAAEEGVDDDSIRERLYDASNEHMAKKAADFGPETMRSIEKQLILQTIDSKWREHLLTLDHLRSVVGFRGYAQRDPLNEYKNEAFQLFESLLDGLRSDVTQKLAQIRPMSEEEQQAMMQKMVQQQQALAQAADSAQDAKDGFDENNPASWGNPSRNDACPCGSGKKFKHCHGRLA, encoded by the coding sequence ATGCTTGGAAAAATCGCGCGTAAGGTCTTTGGGACACCCAATGATCGAATGATCAAAGCGACCCGCCCGATCGTCGAAAAAATAAACGCGCTTGAAGAAGAGTATGCTGCCCTTTCGGATGATGCCATCATCGCCAAGACGGAAGAATTCAGAAAACGTGTGGCAGACGGCGAGAAGCTGGACGCCATTCTGCCCGAAGCCTTCGCCAACTGTCGCGAAGCTGCGAAACGGGCGCTGGGCTTGCGTGCGTTCGACACCCAGTTGATCGGCGGTATCTTCCTGCACCGAGGAAACATTGCGGAAATGAAGACCGGCGAGGGGAAAACCCTTGTTGCGACCTTCCCGGCCTATCTGAACGCATTGTCCGGCGAGGGTGTGCATATCGTCACCGTCAACGACTATCTGGCCAAACGTGACGCAGAATGGATGGGCAAGGTCTATGGCGCTTTGGGGCTGACCACGGGCGTCGTCTATCCGCATCAGGCGGACGATGAAAAGCGCGCCGCGTACGCCTGCGACGTAACCTATGCGACCAATAACGAGCTTGGGTTTGATTACCTGCGCGACAACATGAAGTCCGACCTGAAGGACATGTATCAGCGTGGGCATAATTTCGCCGTTGTGGATGAGGTCGACTCGATCTTGATCGACGAAGCCCGGACGCCTCTGATCATCTCGGGCCCATCCGAGGACCGTTCGGAGCTTTACGTAACGATCGACGCGCTGATCCCTGAGTTGACCGAAGAGCATTACACGATTGACGAAAAGAACCGCGGCGCAACCTTCACTGAGGAAGGCAACGAGTTTCTGGAAGAAATCCTGCACGCGCGGGGGCTGTTGCCCGAGGGTCAGTCACTTTACGACCCGGAAAGCACCACAATCGTTCACCACGTGAACCAGGGCTTGCGCGCGCACAAGCTGTTTCAGCGGGACAAAGACTATATCGTGCGCGATGGCGAGGTGGTGCTGATTGACGAGTTTACTGGTCGGATGATGGCCGGTCGCCGCCTGTCCGAAGGTTTGCATCAGGCCATCGAGGCCAAAGAAGGCTGCAAGACCCAGCCCGAGAACGTGACGCTGGCGTCTGTGACATTCCAAAACTACTTCCGCCTTTACGGCACGCTCAGCGGGATGACCGGCACGGCGTTGACCGAAGCTGACGAGTTTGCCGAGATCTACGGCTTGGGTGTGGTCGAGATCCCAACCAACCGCCCCATTGCCCGTGTTGATGAACATGACGCCGTCTATCGCACAACCACCGAAAAATACGCCGCTGTTGTCGAGGAAATTCGCACCGCCAACGAAAAAGGCCAGCCGATGCTGGTCGGCACGACCTCGATCGAAAAATCGGAAGAGCTGTCGCGGTTGTTGACCGAAGCTGGCATCAAGCACGATGTCTTGAACGCCCGTCAACACGAACGCGAAGCACAGATTGTTGCGGATGCAGGCAAGTTAGGCTCTGTTACCATCGCCACGAACATGGCTGGTCGCGGGACCGACATTAAGCTGGGCGGCAACGTCGAATTCAAAGTGATGGAGGCGATTGCCGCTGAGCCAGACGGTAACCCCGATGAAATCCGCGCCCGGATCGAAGCTGCCCATGAAGCAGACGAACAGGCCGTAAAGGATGCCGGTGGCCTGTTTGTTTTGGCGACCGAACGTCATGAAAGCCGTCGGATCGACAACCAGCTTCGCGGACGCTCTGGCCGTCAGGGTGACCCCGGAAAATCGTCGTTCTTCCTGTCGCTTGAGGACGATCTGATGCGGATTTTTGGATCCGAACGGCTGGAAAAAGTGCTGTCCACATTGGGCATGAAAGAAGGCGAAGCAATCATTCACCCATGGGTGAATAAGTCGCTGGAGCGCGCCCAAGCTAAGGTCGAAGGCCGCAACTTCGACATTCGTAAGCAGCTGTTGAAATTCGACGACGTGATGAACGATCAGCGGAAAGCGATCTTTGGACAGCGTCTGGAGATTATGGAAGCCGAGGATCTGTCCGAGATTGTGGGCGACATGCGCCATCAGGTGATTGACGATCTGGTTGATACCTATATGCCGCCAAAATCCTATGCAGATCAGTGGAATACTAAAGGGCTTCAGGCCGCTGTAATCGAAAACCTTGGTTTTGAGGTTCCGGTCGTCGACTGGGCCGCAGAAGAAGGCGTCGATGACGACAGCATCCGCGAGCGGCTGTATGACGCGTCCAACGAACATATGGCCAAGAAGGCTGCCGATTTCGGGCCCGAGACCATGCGCTCGATCGAGAAGCAATTGATATTGCAGACCATCGATTCGAAGTGGCGCGAGCACCTTTTGACGCTGGATCATTTGCGGTCGGTTGTCGGCTTCCGAGGATACGCACAGCGTGATCCGCTGAACGAATATAAGAACGAGGCGTTCCAGCTGTTTGAAAGCCTGCTTGATGGCCTGCGTTCCGATGTGACGCAGAAATTGGCTCAGATCCGGCCCATGTCTGAAGAAGAGCAGCAGGCAATGATGCAAAAGATGGTCCAGCAACAGCAGGCGTTGGCACAAGCTGCAGACAGTGCACAGGATGCCAAAGACGGGTTTGATGAAAACAACCCGGCCAGCTGGGGCAACCCATCGCGCAACGATGCCTGCCCTTGTGGGTCAGGCAAAAAGTTCAAACATTGTCACGGCCGTCTGGCATAA
- the mutT gene encoding 8-oxo-dGTP diphosphatase MutT, whose amino-acid sequence MKVVLVSAVALIDRDGRVLLAQRPAGKSMAGLWEFPGGKVEPGETPEHALVRELKEELDIDTWASCLAPLTFASHSYDDFHLLMPVFACRKWEGQPKPQEGQSLSWARVDQLRDYPMPPADLPLIPVLRDWL is encoded by the coding sequence ATGAAGGTTGTTCTTGTCTCAGCTGTGGCCCTTATTGACCGCGATGGGCGGGTGCTTTTGGCACAACGTCCGGCTGGAAAATCCATGGCCGGATTGTGGGAATTTCCCGGCGGGAAGGTTGAACCCGGCGAAACACCCGAACACGCGTTGGTCCGAGAGCTCAAGGAAGAGCTTGATATTGACACGTGGGCGTCGTGCCTTGCGCCACTGACTTTCGCCAGCCACAGCTATGACGACTTCCACCTTCTGATGCCCGTCTTTGCCTGTCGCAAATGGGAAGGCCAGCCAAAACCTCAGGAAGGTCAATCGCTTAGCTGGGCGCGCGTCGATCAATTGCGGGATTATCCGATGCCGCCAGCTGACTTGCCGCTGATCCCCGTTTTGCGCGACTGGCTATAA
- a CDS encoding peptidylprolyl isomerase has product MLKRNAIILSAALSAVLAYPLVAQDTGATTEPETEPKVEMIDVTGDTVIATVNGDDITMAHVVAARTSLPEQFQSLPDDVLLPGIVEQLIQQAVLGQAMGELSHRAEIRLENQRRELAANDKVEEVISSAVTDDALQAAYDAQYANAEPTKEFSASHILVEAEDKAKELIVELEGGADFAELAKTHSTGPSGPNGGELGWFGPGMMVKPFEDAVMAMEDGAVSAPVQTQFGWHIIKLNESRMKGAPALEDVRDELAVQIESDAVETALKALLDAATIDRIALEGIDPAALRDMTLLDQ; this is encoded by the coding sequence ATGTTGAAACGCAACGCAATTATTCTTAGCGCCGCTTTGTCGGCCGTTTTGGCTTACCCACTGGTCGCTCAGGATACCGGCGCCACGACCGAACCTGAAACAGAGCCGAAAGTCGAGATGATTGACGTGACAGGCGACACCGTCATTGCCACCGTGAATGGGGATGACATCACCATGGCGCATGTGGTTGCCGCACGGACGAGCCTGCCTGAGCAGTTCCAATCGTTGCCCGATGATGTTCTGTTGCCCGGGATCGTAGAACAGCTGATCCAACAGGCGGTATTGGGCCAAGCAATGGGCGAACTTAGCCACCGCGCTGAAATTCGGTTGGAAAACCAACGCCGTGAGCTGGCGGCCAATGATAAGGTGGAGGAGGTGATTTCGAGCGCCGTCACAGATGACGCGCTTCAAGCCGCCTATGATGCGCAATATGCCAACGCTGAACCCACAAAAGAGTTTAGCGCCTCACACATTCTGGTTGAGGCCGAAGATAAGGCGAAGGAACTGATCGTCGAGCTGGAGGGCGGCGCCGACTTTGCAGAGCTGGCGAAAACACATTCCACTGGCCCGTCGGGACCAAACGGGGGTGAGCTGGGATGGTTTGGCCCCGGCATGATGGTTAAGCCATTCGAAGACGCTGTCATGGCGATGGAAGACGGCGCGGTTTCCGCCCCGGTTCAGACCCAATTCGGCTGGCACATTATAAAACTGAACGAATCCCGCATGAAAGGCGCGCCTGCGTTGGAAGACGTGCGTGACGAGTTGGCCGTCCAAATCGAATCCGACGCTGTCGAAACAGCGCTAAAGGCTCTTTTGGATGCAGCGACAATCGACCGTATCGCACTTGAGGGGATCGACCCGGCCGCATTGCGTGATATGACGCTTCTAGATCAGTAA
- the argJ gene encoding bifunctional glutamate N-acetyltransferase/amino-acid acetyltransferase ArgJ, protein MGKSAKIKKLKKKLQKLKARLAAAKTHTHAVAPLAPAAFPELPVIGGARFSSAKAGVKYPDRLDVMLAELQPGTTIAGVFTKSATRSAPVLDCQAKLGSDSSEGAAILVNAGNSNAFTGAAGDGSVDAITTQVAKALSVPKNRVYTASTGVIGVPLPHDKIVGRLDELKGTLVPDGLAGAAQAIRTTDTFAKGAKAEVKIDGRTVHIAGIAKGSGMIAPDMATMLVFIFTDARIDQTDLQSMLSELTETSFNSITVDSDTSTSDSVLLAATGASGVDVPKGNKAFKSALHDVMLDLAHQVVRDGEGATKFVEVRVTGAKSDTDARVHALAIANSPLVKTAIAGEDPNWGRVVMAIGKSGAYAERDKLSIRFGDVLVAENGWVSPHYREEDGAQYMTQEELVITVDLGVGGGASSVWTCDLTHGYIQINADYRS, encoded by the coding sequence ATGGGCAAGTCGGCAAAGATTAAAAAGCTGAAGAAAAAACTGCAGAAGTTAAAGGCCCGTTTGGCGGCCGCAAAAACCCATACCCATGCCGTCGCGCCGCTTGCGCCTGCGGCGTTCCCCGAGTTGCCGGTCATTGGCGGCGCTCGGTTTTCGTCCGCGAAGGCCGGGGTAAAATACCCAGATCGGCTGGACGTAATGCTGGCCGAGCTACAGCCCGGCACGACCATCGCAGGCGTATTCACCAAATCTGCGACCCGGTCTGCCCCGGTGCTCGATTGCCAGGCAAAACTAGGGTCCGATTCCAGTGAAGGTGCCGCCATTTTGGTGAATGCCGGCAACTCCAATGCGTTTACAGGTGCCGCGGGTGACGGGTCAGTCGATGCCATCACGACACAGGTTGCCAAAGCGCTTTCAGTACCCAAAAACCGGGTCTATACCGCCTCAACTGGCGTTATTGGCGTGCCGTTGCCTCATGACAAGATCGTTGGAAGATTAGATGAGCTGAAGGGTACGCTGGTGCCAGACGGGCTGGCGGGCGCCGCCCAAGCCATTCGCACGACAGACACCTTTGCCAAAGGGGCCAAAGCCGAAGTAAAGATCGACGGTCGAACGGTTCATATTGCAGGCATCGCCAAAGGCTCTGGCATGATTGCGCCGGATATGGCGACGATGCTGGTGTTTATCTTCACGGACGCAAGAATTGATCAGACTGACCTCCAGTCGATGCTGTCTGAGCTGACTGAAACCAGCTTCAACAGCATCACTGTGGACAGTGACACATCGACGTCGGACAGCGTTTTGCTGGCTGCAACCGGTGCCTCTGGTGTTGACGTCCCCAAAGGCAACAAAGCCTTCAAGTCAGCACTGCACGATGTGATGCTGGATCTTGCACACCAAGTCGTTCGTGACGGTGAGGGTGCGACAAAGTTTGTTGAGGTCCGCGTCACCGGTGCGAAATCTGACACTGACGCCCGTGTGCACGCTCTGGCCATTGCGAACTCACCCTTGGTGAAAACAGCGATCGCCGGAGAGGATCCAAACTGGGGTCGTGTTGTCATGGCGATTGGGAAGTCCGGCGCTTATGCTGAACGCGACAAGCTTTCGATCCGGTTCGGTGATGTGTTGGTGGCCGAGAACGGATGGGTTTCACCCCATTACCGCGAGGAAGACGGCGCGCAGTATATGACGCAGGAAGAATTGGTGATCACTGTCGATCTGGGTGTTGGTGGGGGCGCTTCCTCTGTCTGGACTTGCGATCTGACGCATGGCTACATCCAGATCAATGCCGATTATCGGTCATAA
- the infB gene encoding translation initiation factor IF-2, with protein sequence MSDNDGKKTLGLRGGARPGQVKQSFSHGRTKNVVVETKRKRVVVPKPGAASGAGAATPAAGDPKKRPAGISDAELDRRMKALQAAKARESEEAEARAAEEKAREEERNRRREEAETKEREEREREEALKAKAAEDDRKKREAEEAKARAKQPAPEADPAAAQAAEQRGPGKAPSGPRKKDDRGGAADRQARPAKGAARDDGRRSGKLTLNQALRGGDGRHRSVASMRRKQERARQKAMGENVDREKIIRDVQLPEAIVVSELAVRMAERAADVVKSLMNMGMMVTQNQSIDADTAELIIEEFGHKVVRVSDADVEDVIHQVDDKEEDLVDRPPVITIMGHVDHGKTSLLDAIRNAKVTAGEAGGITQHIGAYQVTTDNGAVLSFLDTPGHAAFTSMRARGAQVTDIVVLVVAADDAVMPQTIEAINHAKAAKVPMIVAINKCDKPAANPDQVRAELLQHEVIVEKMSGEVQDVEVSAITGQGLDELLEAIALQAEILELKANPERAASGAVIEAQLDVGRGPVATVLVQNGTLKQGDIFVVGEQYGKVRALINDKGDRVEEAGPSVPVEVLGLNGTPEAGDVLNVVETEAQAREIADYREQAAKDKRAAAGAATTLEQMMAKAKADEDVAELPILVKADVQGSAEAIVQAMEKIGNDEVRVRVLHYGVGAITESDIGLAEASGAPVIGFNVRANASARNSANQKGVEIRYYSIIYDLVDDVKAAASGLLSAEVRENFIGYAEIREVFKVSGVGKVAGCLVTEGVARRSAGVRLLRDNVVIHEGTLKTLKRFKDEVKEVQSGQECGMAFENYEDIRPQDVIEIFEREEVERSLD encoded by the coding sequence ATGAGCGATAATGACGGTAAAAAGACCCTGGGACTGCGTGGCGGAGCTCGTCCCGGTCAGGTGAAGCAGAGCTTCAGCCATGGGCGGACGAAGAACGTCGTGGTCGAAACGAAACGCAAGCGCGTTGTCGTACCCAAGCCGGGTGCGGCTTCTGGTGCTGGCGCGGCCACTCCTGCGGCGGGCGATCCGAAGAAACGCCCCGCAGGCATTTCGGATGCCGAACTGGACCGCCGCATGAAGGCGCTGCAAGCCGCCAAAGCGCGCGAGTCCGAAGAAGCAGAAGCGCGCGCCGCCGAAGAAAAGGCTCGCGAAGAAGAGCGCAATCGTCGCCGCGAAGAAGCCGAGACGAAAGAACGCGAAGAGCGCGAGCGCGAAGAAGCACTGAAGGCCAAAGCCGCCGAGGATGACCGCAAGAAGCGTGAAGCCGAAGAGGCCAAGGCCCGCGCCAAGCAACCTGCCCCAGAAGCAGATCCTGCTGCCGCACAAGCTGCGGAACAGCGCGGCCCTGGCAAAGCGCCTTCAGGCCCACGCAAGAAAGATGATCGCGGTGGCGCTGCTGACCGCCAAGCACGCCCGGCCAAAGGTGCCGCCCGTGACGATGGGCGTCGTTCAGGCAAGCTGACACTGAATCAGGCGCTTCGTGGTGGCGACGGGCGTCACCGCTCGGTGGCGTCAATGCGCCGCAAGCAAGAGCGCGCCCGTCAGAAAGCTATGGGCGAGAATGTTGATCGCGAAAAGATCATTCGTGACGTCCAGTTACCGGAGGCCATCGTGGTATCCGAACTTGCCGTCCGCATGGCCGAACGTGCAGCCGATGTTGTGAAATCGCTTATGAACATGGGCATGATGGTTACACAGAACCAGTCCATTGACGCCGACACCGCTGAGCTGATCATCGAAGAGTTTGGCCACAAAGTCGTGCGTGTTTCCGACGCGGACGTCGAAGATGTGATCCATCAGGTTGATGACAAAGAAGAAGATCTTGTTGATCGTCCTCCGGTCATCACCATCATGGGTCACGTTGACCACGGCAAAACCTCGCTTTTGGATGCGATCCGGAACGCGAAGGTTACGGCTGGTGAAGCGGGCGGCATCACGCAGCATATCGGCGCCTATCAGGTGACAACAGATAACGGCGCGGTGTTGTCTTTCCTTGATACGCCCGGCCACGCTGCGTTTACATCGATGCGTGCACGTGGTGCTCAGGTTACGGATATCGTGGTTCTGGTTGTGGCCGCCGATGATGCGGTCATGCCGCAGACCATCGAAGCCATCAACCACGCCAAGGCAGCCAAAGTGCCGATGATCGTGGCAATCAACAAATGCGACAAGCCGGCTGCCAACCCCGATCAGGTGCGCGCAGAACTTCTGCAGCACGAAGTGATTGTCGAAAAGATGTCTGGCGAAGTCCAGGATGTAGAGGTTTCCGCAATCACCGGCCAGGGCCTGGACGAACTTCTTGAAGCCATCGCGCTACAGGCCGAAATCCTTGAGCTAAAGGCCAACCCTGAACGGGCTGCTTCTGGCGCTGTGATTGAAGCTCAGCTTGATGTGGGTCGCGGCCCGGTTGCCACGGTTCTGGTCCAGAACGGCACGCTGAAACAGGGCGATATCTTCGTCGTGGGCGAGCAGTACGGTAAGGTACGTGCTCTGATCAACGATAAGGGCGACCGCGTCGAAGAAGCAGGTCCCTCGGTTCCTGTCGAGGTACTTGGCCTGAATGGCACACCAGAAGCTGGTGATGTTCTGAACGTTGTGGAAACCGAAGCTCAGGCTCGCGAGATTGCCGATTACCGTGAACAAGCGGCGAAAGACAAACGCGCGGCTGCAGGTGCGGCCACCACGCTGGAGCAGATGATGGCAAAGGCGAAAGCCGACGAAGACGTTGCCGAACTGCCCATTCTGGTCAAAGCCGACGTGCAGGGTTCTGCCGAAGCCATCGTTCAGGCGATGGAAAAGATCGGCAACGACGAAGTCCGCGTGCGCGTTCTGCACTATGGTGTGGGTGCGATCACGGAATCTGATATCGGTCTGGCGGAAGCGTCTGGCGCGCCGGTCATTGGCTTCAACGTTCGTGCAAATGCTTCGGCTCGCAATTCGGCCAACCAAAAAGGCGTCGAGATCAGATACTACTCGATCATCTATGATCTTGTGGACGATGTGAAAGCTGCTGCGTCGGGCTTGTTGTCGGCCGAAGTTCGCGAAAACTTCATCGGCTATGCCGAAATTCGCGAAGTGTTCAAAGTTTCTGGCGTTGGCAAAGTTGCCGGCTGTCTGGTCACCGAAGGAGTGGCACGCCGGTCGGCTGGCGTACGTCTGTTGCGCGACAACGTGGTGATCCACGAAGGGACATTGAAAACACTGAAGCGCTTCAAGGACGAAGTAAAAGAAGTTCAATCCGGTCAAGAATGCGGGATGGCGTTTGAGAATTATGAAGACATCCGACCACAGGATGTGATCGAGATCTTCGAACGCGAAGAAGTCGAACGCTCGCTGGACTAG